A single Glycine soja cultivar W05 chromosome 14, ASM419377v2, whole genome shotgun sequence DNA region contains:
- the LOC114383531 gene encoding NAC domain-containing protein 71-like: MEDRAHAALPPGYRFYPSEEVLVGYYLTKKNENREEGFYGSDLIRELDLYDHDPFELPDAACFSYGYKGRKKHWFCYAKETKRRNRKRKVKSGFWLRKGRVRDICDNRDDVVLATMTRFVFYVGNSLKNAARTDWILYEYALVDRVLASFVLCRVVSKPPHQNSPSEIGLSCCAEESVGVAVRQVGVQCDGCAESDVVEAKVCDDGFVNRENEIAENPIRCGGEHGDPAAPVSVAPGSQPERLSGLPSGSALFVEAMTSQQLMLSIQEEDFIELNDIA; the protein is encoded by the exons ATGGAAGACCGCGCGCATGCTGCACTTCCTCCCGGTTACCGGTTCTACCCTTCCGAAGAGGTTCTCGTCGGTTATTACTTAACCAAGAAGAACGAGAACCGGGAGGAGGGTTTCTACGGTTCTGATTTGATCAGAGAACTTGACCTCTACGATCACGACCCCTTCGAATTACCGGACGCTGCGTGCTTTTCGTACGGTTACAAAGGGAGGAAGAAGCATTGGTTTTGTTACGCTAAAGAGACGAAACGcagaaacagaaaaagaaaggtGAAAAGCGGGTTCTGGCTCCGAAAGGGAAGGGTTCGGGATATTTGCGACAACCGCGACGACGTCGTTTTGGCCACGATGACGCGTTTCGTCTTCTACGTCGGCAATTCCCTGAAAAACGCTGCCAGAACCGATTGGATTTTGTACGAATATGCATTAGTTGACCGCGTTCTG GCTTCATTCGTGCTTTGCCGTGTGGTGAGTAAGCCTCCTCATCAGAATAGTCCGTCGGAGATTGGTCTGAGTTGTTGTGCTGAGGAGAGCGTTGGGGTGGCGGTGCGTCAGGTTGGTGTTCAGTGTGATGGATGTGCCGAAAGTGATGTTGTTGAAGCTAAGGTGTGCGATGATGGCTTTGTTAATAGAGAGAATGAGATTGCTGAGAATCCAATTAGGTGTGGTGGTGAGCATGGTGATCCAGCTGCACCTGTTTCAGTTGCTCCTGGAAGTCAGCCG GAAAGGCTTTCTGGACTTCCCAGTGGCAGTGCATTGTTTGTAGAAGCTATGACATCTCAGCAACTTATGCTTTCCATTCAAGAGGAGGATTTCATAGAATTGAATGATATTGCATGA
- the LOC114384481 gene encoding transcription factor ALC-like isoform X3 — translation MAGDIGRALPPPDSEEFSTLFNQLLHNSPPLGMDPNHSPSDFTPHNTTININSNNNNNTVPSSPSNFNFSDPHHYIPASDATTFKQHNINHNNNHTPDFTSSHVERRRSRINEKMKALQNLIPNSNKTDKASMLDEAIEYLKQLQLQVQMLMMRNGLSLHPMSLPGGLRPMIMPQTGLNLDGSNGFQNSTCAIASSSNDESLVRHAFSFPKQCSISNKSIGVPSVKNIATSDTSSTFHPSIKDALYGNMPQPFMDTTKIGKPSPDVS, via the exons ATGGCTGGAGATATAGGGAGAGCCTTGCCTCCTCCTGATTCAGAAGAATTCTCAACCTTGTTCAACCAACTCCTCCACAATTCTCCCCCACTAGGAATGGACCCCAATCATTCACCTTCTGATTTCACCCCACACAACACCACCATCAAcatcaacagcaacaacaacaacaacactgtTCCTTCCTCTccctcaaatttcaatttctctgaCCCCCATCATTACATCCCTGCCTCTGATGCCACCACCTTCAAGCAACACAACATCAACCACAACAACAATCACACCCCTGATTTCACTTCTTCTCATGTTGAG AGAAGGAGGAGTAGGATTAACGAGAAAATGAAAGCCTTACagaatttaattccaaattccAACAAG ACAGACAAAGCTTCAATGCTAGATGAGGCCATAGAATATTTAAAGCAGCTCCAGCTTCAAGTGCAA ATGTTAATGATGAGAAATGGTTTGAGCTTGCATCCAATGTCTTTGCCAGGAGGACTAAGACCTATGATAATGCCTCAGACTGGATTGAATCTTGATGGGAGTAATGGATTTCAGAATTCTACCTGTGCAATTGCCTCATCTTCAAATGATGAAAGCTTGGTGCGGCATGCCTTTAGTTTTCCAAAGCAATGCAGCATCTCAAATAAGTCTATTGGTGTACCCTCCGTGAAAAACATAGCAACTTCGGATACCTCATCCACTTTTCATCCCTCTATTAAG GATGCACTCTACGGCAACATGCCACAACCGTTTATGGATACAACAAAGATTGGAAAACCCTCTCCAGACGTGTCTTAA
- the LOC114384481 gene encoding transcription factor ALC-like isoform X1: MAGDIGRALPPPDSEEFSTLFNQLLHNSPPLGMDPNHSPSDFTPHNTTININSNNNNNTVPSSPSNFNFSDPHHYIPASDATTFKQHNINHNNNHTPDFTSSHVEKSVEASKPVPPPRSSSKRSRAAEFHNLSEKRRRSRINEKMKALQNLIPNSNKTDKASMLDEAIEYLKQLQLQVQMLMMRNGLSLHPMSLPGGLRPMIMPQTGLNLDGSNGFQNSTCAIASSSNDESLVRHAFSFPKQCSISNKSIGVPSVKNIATSDTSSTFHPSIKDALYGNMPQPFMDTTKIGKPSPDVS, encoded by the exons ATGGCTGGAGATATAGGGAGAGCCTTGCCTCCTCCTGATTCAGAAGAATTCTCAACCTTGTTCAACCAACTCCTCCACAATTCTCCCCCACTAGGAATGGACCCCAATCATTCACCTTCTGATTTCACCCCACACAACACCACCATCAAcatcaacagcaacaacaacaacaacactgtTCCTTCCTCTccctcaaatttcaatttctctgaCCCCCATCATTACATCCCTGCCTCTGATGCCACCACCTTCAAGCAACACAACATCAACCACAACAACAATCACACCCCTGATTTCACTTCTTCTCATGTTGAG AAGAGTGTGGAGGCATCGAAACCTGTCCCACCACCACGTTCTTCGTCAAAGAGGAGTAGAGCTGCAGAGTTCCATAATTTGTCTGAAAAG AGAAGGAGGAGTAGGATTAACGAGAAAATGAAAGCCTTACagaatttaattccaaattccAACAAG ACAGACAAAGCTTCAATGCTAGATGAGGCCATAGAATATTTAAAGCAGCTCCAGCTTCAAGTGCAA ATGTTAATGATGAGAAATGGTTTGAGCTTGCATCCAATGTCTTTGCCAGGAGGACTAAGACCTATGATAATGCCTCAGACTGGATTGAATCTTGATGGGAGTAATGGATTTCAGAATTCTACCTGTGCAATTGCCTCATCTTCAAATGATGAAAGCTTGGTGCGGCATGCCTTTAGTTTTCCAAAGCAATGCAGCATCTCAAATAAGTCTATTGGTGTACCCTCCGTGAAAAACATAGCAACTTCGGATACCTCATCCACTTTTCATCCCTCTATTAAG GATGCACTCTACGGCAACATGCCACAACCGTTTATGGATACAACAAAGATTGGAAAACCCTCTCCAGACGTGTCTTAA
- the LOC114385310 gene encoding probable BOI-related E3 ubiquitin-protein ligase 3 yields MAFPQHHFQRHYQSQQQQQQQQQQQQQQPQTKNFRNLQTIDGQMSQQVAFYNPTDLQEQSQHPPYIPPFHVVGFAPGPVPPADGSDGGVDLQLQWNYGLEPERKRLKEQDFLENNSQISSVDFLQPRSVSTGLGLSLDNTHLTSTGDSALLSLIGDDIKCELQQQDVEIDRFLKVQGERLRQAVLEKVQATQLQSVSLIEDKVLQKLREKEAEVESINKRNMELEDRMEQLTVEAGTWQQRARYNENMISALKFNLQQAYVQSRDSKEGCGDSEVDDTASCCNGRSLDFHLLSRENTDMKEMMTCKACRVNEVTMVLLPCKHLCLCKDCESKLSFCPLCQSSKFIGMEVYM; encoded by the exons ATGGCTTTCCCTCAGCACCACTTCCAACGGCACTACCAAagccagcagcaacaacaacaacaacaacaacaacaacaacagcagccacAAACCAAAAACTTCAG AAATCTGCAAACAATCGATGGTCAGATGTCACAGCAGGTGGCGTTTTACAACCCCACTGATTTGCAAGAGCAGTCCCAACATCCACCCTATATTCCTCCGT TTCATGTTGTTGGGTTTGCTCCGGGTCCTGTTCCTCCTGCTGATGGCAGTGATGGTGGAGTGGATTTGCAATTGCAATGGAATTATGGTTTGGAGCCAGAGAGGAAGAGACTAAAAGAACAGGATTTTTTGGAGAACAATTCTCAGATATCTTCTGTTGATTTCCTTCAACCACGATCAGTGTCGACTGGGTTGGGCTTGTCACTAGACAATACTCACCTGACATCCACCGGAGACTCAGCTTTGTTGTCACTCATCGGTGATGACATCAAGTGTGAGTTGCAGCAGCAGGATGTAGAGATAGATAGATTTCTCAAAGTGCAG GGTGAACGTTTGCGGCAAGCAGTCTTGGAGAAGGTTCAGGCAACACAGCTTCAGAGTGTCTCACTCATCGAAGACAAAGTCCTTCAGAAACTTCGTGAGAAAGAAGCTGAGGTAGAAAGCATCAACAAGAGGAACATGGAACTCGAAGATCGAATGGAGCAGTTGACTGTGGAAGCTGGTACATGGCAACAGCGAGCAAgatataatgaaaatatgatttctGCTCTCAAGTTCAACCTTCAGCAAGCATATGTCCAAAGCAGAGATAGTAAAGAAGGATGTGGTGACAGTGAGGTCGACGATACAGCTTCTTGCTGCAATGGCCGTTCCCTTGATTTTCATCTGCTTTCGAGGGAGAATACCGACATGAAAGAGATGATGACATGCAAGGCTTGCAGAGTCAATGAAGTGACCATGGTTTTGTTACCTTGTAAGCATCTTTGCCTCTGTAAAGATTGTGAAAGCAAGCTTAGTTTCTGTCCTCTATGTCAATCCTCCAAATTTATCGGCATGGAGGTCTACATGTAA
- the LOC114384481 gene encoding transcription factor ALC-like isoform X2, with the protein MAGDIGRALPPPDSEEFSTLFNQLLHNSPPLGMDPNHSPSDFTPHNTTININSNNNNNTVPSSPSNFNFSDPHHYIPASDATTFKQHNINHNNNHTPDFTSSHVESVEASKPVPPPRSSSKRSRAAEFHNLSEKRRRSRINEKMKALQNLIPNSNKTDKASMLDEAIEYLKQLQLQVQMLMMRNGLSLHPMSLPGGLRPMIMPQTGLNLDGSNGFQNSTCAIASSSNDESLVRHAFSFPKQCSISNKSIGVPSVKNIATSDTSSTFHPSIKDALYGNMPQPFMDTTKIGKPSPDVS; encoded by the exons ATGGCTGGAGATATAGGGAGAGCCTTGCCTCCTCCTGATTCAGAAGAATTCTCAACCTTGTTCAACCAACTCCTCCACAATTCTCCCCCACTAGGAATGGACCCCAATCATTCACCTTCTGATTTCACCCCACACAACACCACCATCAAcatcaacagcaacaacaacaacaacactgtTCCTTCCTCTccctcaaatttcaatttctctgaCCCCCATCATTACATCCCTGCCTCTGATGCCACCACCTTCAAGCAACACAACATCAACCACAACAACAATCACACCCCTGATTTCACTTCTTCTCATGTTGAG AGTGTGGAGGCATCGAAACCTGTCCCACCACCACGTTCTTCGTCAAAGAGGAGTAGAGCTGCAGAGTTCCATAATTTGTCTGAAAAG AGAAGGAGGAGTAGGATTAACGAGAAAATGAAAGCCTTACagaatttaattccaaattccAACAAG ACAGACAAAGCTTCAATGCTAGATGAGGCCATAGAATATTTAAAGCAGCTCCAGCTTCAAGTGCAA ATGTTAATGATGAGAAATGGTTTGAGCTTGCATCCAATGTCTTTGCCAGGAGGACTAAGACCTATGATAATGCCTCAGACTGGATTGAATCTTGATGGGAGTAATGGATTTCAGAATTCTACCTGTGCAATTGCCTCATCTTCAAATGATGAAAGCTTGGTGCGGCATGCCTTTAGTTTTCCAAAGCAATGCAGCATCTCAAATAAGTCTATTGGTGTACCCTCCGTGAAAAACATAGCAACTTCGGATACCTCATCCACTTTTCATCCCTCTATTAAG GATGCACTCTACGGCAACATGCCACAACCGTTTATGGATACAACAAAGATTGGAAAACCCTCTCCAGACGTGTCTTAA